The Anabaena sp. PCC 7108 region ATCGCTGGAATATGGAGCAGTTAATAGCAGCCATTGTCAATACAGCAAATTGAGCCAATCAAAGACCAATCAAGTCAGTGTTAATTTATTCAGGAATATATCATGACGCATCAAACATCATCTCGCGTGTGGCTGATTACAGGCAGTTCTACTGGCTTTGGTCGAACTTTAGCTGAAGCTGCTTTGGCTCAAGGAGATCGTGTCATTGCAACGGCTCGTGATGTCAGCAAAATTCAAGATTTAGAGCAGCAATATCCGCAGACGGGAAAGGTAGTTCGTTTAGATGTCACAGATCCAGCAACCATTCAAATGGCTGTACAGAGTGGTTTAGCAGCATTCACCAGAATTGATGTGCTGGTGAATAACGCGGGCTATGGATTGATGGGTGCAATTGAGGAAGTAAGCGACCAGCAAATCCGTGACCAATTTGAAACCAACTTCTTTGGGCTGCTAAATGTGACTCGTGCCATCATTCCCACATTCAAGAAACAAGGCGTTGGTCATATCTTGAACATTTCTTCAATAGGCGGACGGAAAACATTTCCTACGATGGGGCTATATCATGCTTCTAAATTTGCAGTTGAAGGACTCTCAGAGACCCTCGCACAAGAACTTATACCCTTTGGCATTAAGGT contains the following coding sequences:
- a CDS encoding oxidoreductase; this translates as MTHQTSSRVWLITGSSTGFGRTLAEAALAQGDRVIATARDVSKIQDLEQQYPQTGKVVRLDVTDPATIQMAVQSGLAAFTRIDVLVNNAGYGLMGAIEEVSDQQIRDQFETNFFGLLNVTRAIIPTFKKQGVGHILNISSIGGRKTFPTMGLYHASKFAVEGLSETLAQELIPFGIKVTIVEPGGFETDFSGRSLMTAKQMPEYNSLRAEVVKFAAEQPRGHVPTGVQAMLKVVELPEPPLHLAIGPNALPTIVQKLSSDIEEYQRFEHIWQDSTANAGVGFNFPSLMQQV